A window of the Dunckerocampus dactyliophorus isolate RoL2022-P2 chromosome 19, RoL_Ddac_1.1, whole genome shotgun sequence genome harbors these coding sequences:
- the si:dkey-90m5.4 gene encoding leucine-rich alpha-2-glycoprotein — protein sequence MKACAAAVFFLLAYVSHVSLACPPLCKCYPRRAEVVCNNVPLTAFPSEGLPRNTSTLTIQFTNITYITEQDLKATPHLKELHLFSNRLRNLSSHLLRGVPHLVALDLTANKLTHLPADVFSHAPLRSLVLKNNLMKVADAGWLPDNCNLTWLDFSGNRLTKIPADFLQKMPHLESLDLSNNLLEKISANSLHQLTKLDRLNLRNNKLDALDAALLGGTRNLTYLFLSRNRLTHLPENIFQELTQLQHLSLDDNKLSSIPTGLLDHLTSLDDDGLDLTANPWICDGKMEYLFRWLQKYQKKLFLPGTITCSGPQSLKSRAVISLTESDLNLQS from the coding sequence ATGAAGGCGTGTGCTGCAGCAGTCTTCTTCCTCTTAGCCTACGTCAGCCATGTTTCTTTAGCATGCCCACCGCTTTGCAAATGCTACCCGAGAAGAGCTGAGGTGGTCTGCAATAACGTTCCCCTGACGGCGTTCCCCTCCGAGGGCCTCCCCAGGAACACCAGCACCCTCACCATCCAGTTCACCAACATCACGTACATCACCGAGCAGGATCTCAAAGCCACGCCCCACCTGAAGGAGCTCCATCTGTTCAGCAACCGCCTGAGGAACCTCTCGTCGCACCTCCTCAGGGGCGTTCCTCACCTCGTCGCTTTGGACCTCACGGCCAACAAACTGACCCACCTGCCTGCAGATGTCTTCAGCCATGCTCCTCTTCGTAGCTTGGTACTCAAGAACAACCTGATGAAGGTAGCGGACGCCGGGTGGCTTCCGGACAACTGCAACCTGACTTGGCTGGACTTCTCTGGGAATCGCTTGACCAAGATCCCAGCTGATTTCCTCCAGAAGATGCCACATTTGGAGAGCCTCGACCTCTCCAACAATCTCCTGGAGAAGATCTCGGCAAATTCTTTGCATCAGCTCACCAAGCTTGATCGCTTGAATCTGcgcaacaacaagctggacGCTCTGGATGCTGCTCTACTTGGTGGAACCCGGAACCTCACCTACTTGTTCCTTTCCAGGAACCGGCTCACTCACCTCCCAGAGAACATTTTCCAAGAGCTCACTCAGCTCCAACATCTCAGTCTGGATGACAACAAGCTGAGCAGCATCCCCACAGGACTGCTGGACCACCTTACGTCTTTAGATGACGATGGACTGGACTTGACCGCAAACCCCTGGATTTGCGACGGTAAGATGGAGTACCTTTTCAGGTGGCTGCAGAAGTACCAGAAGAAGCTCTTCCTTCCGGGGACCATCACATGTTCTGGTCCACAGTCTCTGAAGAGCCGTGCAGTGATCTCACTAACAGAAAGTGATCTAAACCTTCAGTCTTAG
- the LOC129172086 gene encoding phospholipase A2 inhibitor-like: MNLRLLLTTCCALTTCGVHACPHLCSCSFSPSGAEVECSDTSMTSFPVDALPPNSTRLSIQSTQLSTIKSAHLSAVPLLRTLQLYHNKLEKLPWDLLTNASQLTTLDLTGNHLVRLPAKIFKQKSLRKLLLKDNLLEEADADWFVDNSSLILLDISGNHLSHIPSAFLHKLKHLQHLDLSHNNLEELQAGALKNLHHLDTLNLARNKLSALNPSLFNHTRKLSRLFLQENHLRELQPTLLLGLQRLQMLLLNQNQLQHLPQGLLDGRNSTFQMVLTGNPWQCDEKMEYLWRWLNDHPHNVFFLDEVTCAGPETLKNRPVVSLTEQELGLARNDDFVKDELPHFLEK, from the coding sequence ATGAACTTGAGGCTTCTTCTGACAACGTGCTGTGCTTTGACTACCTGTGGCGTCCATGCTTGCCCACACTTGTGCTCCTGCTCCTTTTCGCCCTCGGGTGCTGAGGTGGAGTGCAGCGACACCTCCATGACATCCTTCCCTGTGGACGCTTTGCCTCCCAACAGCACTCGCTTATCCATCCAGTCCACCCAGCTCAGCACCATCAAATCGGCTCATCTAAGTGCAGTGCCCCTTCTAAGGACGCTCCAGCTGTATCACAACAAACTGGAGAAGCTTCCTTGGGATCTCCTGACGAATGCTTCCCAGCTGACCACTTTGGATCTCACAGGTAACCATCTTGTACGCTTACCTGCAAAGATCTTCAAGCAGAAGTCACTGCGCAAGCTGCTCCTTAAAGACAACCTCCTTGAAGAAGCAGATGCTGACTGGTTCGTGGATAACAGCAGCCTGATTCTGCTTGACATATCAGGGAATCATTTATCCCACATCCCGTCTGCTTTTCTCCACAAGCTGAAACACCTACAACATCTAGACTTGAGTCACAACAACCTTGAAGAACTCCAAGCAGGAGCCTTGAAGAACCTCCATCACCTTGACACTCTTAACCTCGCAAGGAACAAACTAAGCGCCCTGAATCCATCGCTTTTCAACCACACTCGGAAGCTCTCACGACTGTTCCTGCAGGAGAATCATCTCAGAGAGCTTCAGCCGACCCTCCTTTTGGGTCTGCAGCGCCTTCAGATGCTTCTTCTCAACCAGAACCAGCTGCAACATCTCCCCCAAGGCCTGCTGGATGGCAGGAACTCTACTTTCCAGATGGTTCTGACGGGAAACCCGTGGCAGTGCGATGAGAAGATGGAGTATCTGTGGAGGTGGCTCAACGACCACCCTCACAATGTCTTCTTTTTGGACGAGGTCACCTGCGCTGGCCCCGAAACGCTTAAAAACAGACCGGTGGTGTCCTTAACGGAACAAGAACTTGGTCTTGCCAGAAATGATGATTTTGTAAAAGACGAATTGCCtcactttttggaaaaataa